Proteins encoded in a region of the Campylobacter showae CSUNSWCD genome:
- a CDS encoding FecCD family ABC transporter permease gives MNKISSEEVVKAHRKREFKRLIIILSFIAVGLVSMVFDIGTGPAMLSPREVVDTLLQPILGGEQDKFLYHIVYDIRLPVALMALVVGAALGAGGAEIQTLLNNPMASPYTLGLAAAAGFGASLVMAFGSFGLPQIYAVPIGAFIMTMLAASILFLFSMMRRFGSATLVLVGIALLFLFQSMLSLVQFLSAPEISQAILFWLFGSLQKAKWSTLAVATVVTVVCISLLMLNTWALTALKLGEERAKSMGVNLSALRIKILLIVSVMTATVISFVGVIGFIGLVAPHIARNLVGEDQRFFLPTTIFVGAAFLSIASVLSKVINPGGLFPVGIITAFVGVPFFFWIILSRKNVC, from the coding sequence ATGAATAAAATAAGTTCCGAAGAGGTCGTAAAGGCTCATAGAAAGCGCGAATTTAAACGCTTAATCATCATCTTGAGCTTTATAGCCGTGGGTCTTGTATCGATGGTGTTTGATATCGGTACCGGGCCTGCGATGCTCTCGCCAAGAGAAGTCGTAGATACACTTTTACAGCCGATTTTAGGCGGCGAGCAGGATAAATTTTTATACCACATCGTTTACGATATCAGGCTTCCCGTAGCGCTTATGGCTTTAGTCGTAGGCGCGGCTTTGGGAGCGGGCGGCGCAGAAATACAGACGCTTTTAAACAACCCTATGGCAAGCCCCTATACGCTGGGACTTGCCGCGGCGGCGGGATTTGGCGCATCGCTGGTGATGGCGTTTGGTTCGTTTGGACTACCTCAAATTTACGCCGTGCCTATCGGTGCGTTTATCATGACGATGTTAGCGGCGTCTATACTGTTTTTGTTTTCGATGATGAGGCGATTTGGGTCGGCTACTTTGGTTTTGGTCGGTATCGCACTTTTGTTTTTGTTTCAGTCTATGCTCTCTTTGGTGCAGTTTTTGTCCGCGCCCGAGATTTCGCAGGCGATTTTGTTTTGGCTGTTCGGTAGCCTCCAAAAGGCTAAATGGAGTACGCTAGCCGTCGCTACGGTCGTAACGGTCGTATGCATTTCGCTACTGATGCTAAATACTTGGGCGCTAACGGCTTTGAAACTGGGCGAAGAGCGAGCCAAAAGCATGGGCGTAAATTTATCCGCCCTTAGGATTAAAATTTTGCTTATAGTTTCGGTTATGACGGCTACGGTTATTAGCTTCGTCGGCGTTATAGGCTTTATCGGCCTGGTCGCTCCGCATATCGCTAGAAATTTAGTCGGCGAGGATCAGAGATTTTTCCTGCCTACTACTATCTTCGTCGGTGCGGCGTTTTTATCGATAGCTTCGGTACTTTCTAAGGTTATAAATCCGGGCGGACTCTTTCCGGTCGGCATTATCACGGCGTTTGTGGGCGTGCCGTTTTTCTTCTGGATCATCCTTTCAAGGAAAAACGTATGCTAG
- a CDS encoding cytochrome ubiquinol oxidase subunit I, translated as MSEIASVDWSRAQFALTAIYHFLFVPLTLGLSFIIAIMESIYVKTGNEQWLKITKFWLKLFGINFAIGVATGIIMEFEFGTNWANYSWFVGDIFGAPLAIEGILAFFMEATFFAVMFFGWDKVSKKFHLISTWLVAIGSNLSALWILIANGWMQYPIGMKFNPATARMEMENFFEVALSPVGIIKFLHTVTSGYVASALFVIGISAWFILKGRHLIMAKKSIIVAASFGLVTSLFLMFSGDESAYQVARTQPMKLAAMEGLYKGETNAGLVAMGVLDPSKKPGDDKDPFLLEIKFPYALGVMATRGFNNFTPGIDDLVYGNETHGIESVASKMSKGSLAVSALASYNAAKKSGDKAAMEQAEQTLAQNMKFLGYGYLKSPESAVPPVGLTFYSFHVMVALGTYFLALFFVVLYLCMANNIENFKKLLWICVFTIPLGYVAIEAGWIVAEVGRQPWVVQDLMTVGVGATNLSSTNVKISFILFAVLFTALLIAEIKIMLKQIKIGFENHA; from the coding sequence ATGTCTGAAATCGCTTCGGTCGATTGGTCTAGGGCGCAGTTTGCGCTCACCGCGATTTACCACTTTTTGTTTGTTCCGCTTACGCTGGGACTTAGCTTTATTATCGCCATTATGGAGAGTATTTACGTCAAAACCGGCAACGAGCAGTGGCTAAAAATCACCAAATTTTGGCTAAAACTCTTCGGTATAAACTTCGCTATCGGCGTGGCTACAGGTATCATAATGGAATTTGAGTTCGGCACCAACTGGGCGAACTACAGTTGGTTTGTCGGTGATATATTCGGCGCGCCGCTGGCTATCGAGGGTATACTCGCGTTCTTTATGGAGGCAACGTTCTTTGCCGTTATGTTTTTTGGCTGGGATAAGGTTAGCAAGAAATTTCACCTCATCTCGACCTGGCTCGTGGCTATCGGTTCAAATTTGAGCGCGCTTTGGATCCTCATCGCAAACGGCTGGATGCAGTATCCAATAGGCATGAAATTTAACCCAGCAACCGCAAGAATGGAAATGGAAAATTTCTTCGAGGTTGCTCTTAGCCCCGTTGGCATTATCAAATTTTTACACACCGTTACTAGCGGCTACGTCGCTAGCGCGCTTTTCGTGATAGGAATTTCAGCGTGGTTTATCCTGAAAGGACGCCACCTAATCATGGCTAAAAAATCCATCATCGTAGCGGCAAGCTTCGGCCTCGTTACGTCGCTGTTTTTGATGTTTAGCGGCGACGAGAGTGCATATCAGGTCGCGCGCACCCAGCCTATGAAACTAGCCGCGATGGAAGGCCTTTATAAAGGCGAAACAAACGCCGGTCTAGTCGCTATGGGCGTGCTAGATCCCTCTAAAAAACCTGGCGACGACAAAGATCCGTTCTTGCTCGAGATAAAATTTCCTTACGCGCTCGGAGTTATGGCCACAAGAGGGTTTAATAACTTTACGCCCGGCATAGACGATCTAGTGTATGGCAATGAAACTCACGGCATAGAGAGCGTCGCAAGCAAAATGTCCAAAGGCTCGCTAGCCGTTAGCGCGCTAGCTAGCTACAACGCCGCTAAAAAATCGGGCGATAAAGCCGCGATGGAACAAGCCGAGCAAACTCTGGCTCAAAATATGAAATTTCTAGGCTACGGATACCTAAAATCCCCGGAAAGCGCCGTGCCGCCTGTTGGCTTAACGTTTTATAGCTTCCACGTGATGGTTGCGCTTGGCACCTACTTTTTAGCGCTATTTTTCGTCGTGCTTTATCTTTGCATGGCGAACAATATCGAAAATTTCAAAAAGTTGCTCTGGATTTGTGTATTTACGATACCGCTTGGCTACGTAGCTATCGAGGCAGGCTGGATAGTAGCCGAAGTCGGTCGTCAGCCTTGGGTCGTGCAAGATCTCATGACCGTGGGCGTGGGGGCGACGAATTTATCAAGCACAAACGTCAAAATTTCGTTTATACTATTTGCAGTGCTTTTCACGGCCCTACTCATAGCCGAGATAAAAATCATGCTAAAACAAATAAAAATAGGATTTGAAAACCATGCTTAG
- a CDS encoding CTP synthase, giving the protein MQKNLNETKYIFITGGVLSSLGKGIAAASIATLLKNTGLKVSMLKADPYINVDPGTMSPLEHGEVFVTDDGAETDLDLGHYERFLDESLSQDNNFTTGRVYSSVIEKERRGDYLGKTIQVIPHIVGEIVDRIKKAGEGRDVLIVEIGGTVGDIEGLPFLEAIRALRIEVGRKRAMNIHLTLVPFIKVAGELKTKPTQHSVGELRRIGISPDMIICRAEQPLNRELKDKIAASCGVERNCVIESIDSASIYQVPLAFYNQDILTPIAEILNLGELKLDMRNWDSLVKRIIAPTKETTIAFVGKYVDLKESYKSLTESIIHAGASLDARVNLKWIDSEKIEPSNVEELLKDVGGVLVAGGFGERGVSGKIEAIKYARENGVPYLGICLGMQLALIEFARNVLKLEDANSVEFKPECVNPIIYLIDSFIDAHGQTQIRTHQSPVGGTMRLGAYACDVKPGSLLSQIYGGAKSVKERHRHRYEANPKYRAEFEANGLIVSGESDGLIEAVELSPPAAGAKNSHPWFVGVQFHPEFTSRLTNPNPVVLGFIKASLGNPK; this is encoded by the coding sequence ATGCAAAAAAATCTAAACGAAACAAAGTATATTTTTATAACGGGCGGCGTATTAAGCTCGCTAGGTAAGGGCATCGCGGCGGCTTCTATCGCCACGCTTCTTAAAAATACAGGCTTAAAAGTAAGCATGCTAAAGGCCGACCCATACATCAACGTAGATCCCGGCACCATGAGTCCGCTCGAGCACGGCGAGGTTTTCGTCACCGACGACGGCGCGGAGACGGATCTGGATCTGGGGCACTATGAGAGATTTTTAGACGAGAGCCTAAGCCAGGATAATAACTTCACCACCGGCCGCGTTTATAGCTCCGTCATCGAAAAAGAGCGCAGGGGCGACTATCTGGGCAAAACGATCCAAGTCATCCCGCACATCGTAGGCGAGATAGTTGATCGCATCAAAAAAGCTGGCGAGGGTCGCGACGTACTGATCGTTGAAATCGGCGGCACGGTAGGCGACATCGAGGGCTTACCGTTTTTGGAGGCTATCCGCGCCCTTCGCATCGAGGTCGGCCGCAAACGCGCGATGAATATCCACCTAACTCTCGTGCCCTTTATCAAGGTTGCAGGCGAGCTAAAAACCAAACCGACTCAGCACAGCGTCGGTGAGCTGCGCCGTATCGGCATTAGCCCAGATATGATCATCTGCCGCGCCGAGCAGCCGCTAAACCGCGAGCTAAAGGATAAAATAGCCGCCAGCTGCGGCGTAGAGCGCAACTGCGTCATCGAGAGTATAGATTCGGCCAGCATCTATCAGGTGCCTCTCGCGTTTTATAACCAAGATATTTTAACCCCGATCGCCGAAATTTTAAATTTGGGCGAACTAAAGCTTGATATGCGCAACTGGGACAGCCTAGTTAAGCGCATCATCGCACCGACGAAAGAGACCACGATAGCGTTCGTGGGTAAATACGTCGACCTCAAAGAGAGCTACAAGAGCCTGACCGAGAGTATCATCCACGCGGGCGCGAGTCTTGATGCGAGGGTAAATTTAAAGTGGATAGATAGCGAAAAAATTGAGCCTTCAAACGTAGAGGAGCTGCTAAAAGACGTGGGCGGCGTGCTAGTTGCCGGTGGATTTGGCGAGCGCGGCGTGAGCGGCAAGATCGAAGCGATCAAATACGCTCGCGAAAACGGCGTGCCGTATCTTGGCATTTGCCTAGGTATGCAGCTAGCGCTCATCGAGTTTGCCCGCAATGTACTAAAGCTCGAGGACGCAAATTCGGTCGAATTTAAGCCCGAGTGCGTAAATCCTATCATCTATCTCATCGATAGTTTCATCGACGCGCACGGCCAGACGCAGATCCGCACGCACCAAAGCCCGGTCGGCGGCACGATGAGGCTTGGCGCTTATGCTTGCGACGTGAAGCCTGGCTCGCTACTATCTCAAATTTACGGCGGCGCTAAAAGCGTCAAAGAGCGCCACCGCCACCGCTACGAGGCAAATCCGAAATACAGAGCCGAATTTGAAGCAAACGGCCTGATAGTTAGCGGCGAGAGCGACGGACTGATCGAGGCCGTCGAGCTTAGTCCGCCTGCGGCGGGTGCTAAAAACTCGCATCCGTGGTTTGTCGGCGTGCAGTTTCATCCTGAATTCACGAGCCGCCTAACAAACCCAAATCCCGTAGTTTTGGGCTTTATCAAAGCTAGCTTAGGAAACCCGAAATAA
- a CDS encoding ABC transporter substrate-binding protein: MKKTFLKALLVLFAVFSATQAAAETKVIKDVLGREVKVNLPVKRIALGFYYTDFLAVGGTKALDKVVGFSKEVWTDWTPASWDLYSKALPQLNKLADFGEVEVGTFSVEKVISLKPDLLILASWQYNVLEPDLKPLTDLNIPIVVLDYNREKVELHVKSTKILGEILGEEKRADEISKLYEDTVKEVGDRIAKANLPKPKIYIEFGRGGPDDTGITYGKDMWGSLIDLAGGDNIAADLVEQWAPINAEQVIAAKPDVIMITGRETELKKEPTAMVMGINIDKAEALKRLDGFKKRVGWSELPAIKNNRLYGLYMGASRTLADMAMVQYIAKALYPQLFKDVDPIKTYVDFHKKYLPVVPVGTIAIQADEK, encoded by the coding sequence ATGAAAAAAACTTTTTTAAAAGCGCTATTAGTACTTTTTGCGGTATTTTCAGCAACCCAAGCGGCGGCCGAAACTAAGGTCATAAAAGACGTCTTGGGTCGCGAAGTAAAGGTAAATTTGCCCGTTAAACGCATAGCTTTGGGTTTTTACTACACCGACTTTTTAGCCGTCGGCGGCACTAAGGCTTTAGATAAAGTCGTAGGCTTTTCAAAAGAGGTTTGGACAGACTGGACGCCTGCTAGCTGGGATCTATATAGCAAAGCCCTACCGCAGCTAAATAAGCTTGCGGACTTCGGCGAGGTAGAGGTTGGTACGTTCTCGGTAGAAAAAGTTATCTCTCTAAAACCCGATTTGCTAATACTCGCATCTTGGCAGTATAACGTGTTAGAGCCTGATTTAAAGCCCCTAACCGATCTAAATATCCCGATAGTCGTGCTTGATTATAACCGTGAGAAGGTTGAGCTTCACGTAAAAAGCACTAAAATTTTAGGCGAAATTTTAGGCGAGGAAAAAAGAGCGGACGAGATCTCTAAACTATACGAAGACACCGTAAAAGAAGTGGGCGACCGCATCGCAAAAGCAAATTTGCCTAAACCTAAAATTTATATAGAATTCGGCCGCGGCGGTCCTGACGACACAGGGATAACTTACGGTAAAGATATGTGGGGTTCGCTGATAGATTTAGCCGGCGGAGATAATATCGCAGCCGATCTAGTCGAGCAGTGGGCGCCCATCAACGCCGAGCAAGTCATAGCCGCAAAACCCGACGTTATAATGATAACAGGCCGCGAAACCGAACTAAAAAAAGAACCGACTGCGATGGTGATGGGCATAAACATAGATAAAGCCGAAGCGTTAAAAAGACTGGACGGATTTAAAAAACGCGTCGGTTGGTCGGAGCTTCCGGCTATCAAAAATAACCGCCTATACGGCCTATATATGGGTGCGTCAAGAACGCTTGCGGATATGGCGATGGTGCAATATATCGCAAAAGCTTTGTATCCGCAGCTTTTTAAAGACGTAGATCCGATAAAGACCTACGTTGATTTTCATAAAAAGTACTTACCTGTCGTTCCCGTCGGTACTATAGCCATCCAAGCGGACGAAAAATGA
- a CDS encoding bifunctional hydroxymethylpyrimidine kinase/phosphomethylpyrimidine kinase, with protein MRLLTIKIALEFSKTPLASPLVMSGTGCTFSTALACYLAKGKSLEEAIGLSKEYICSIIKESIDTKLGKNRLLWHGAK; from the coding sequence TTGAGGCTTTTAACGATAAAAATCGCGCTAGAATTTAGCAAAACCCCGCTTGCTAGTCCGCTTGTGATGAGTGGGACTGGTTGCACTTTCTCAACGGCACTTGCTTGCTACCTAGCAAAGGGCAAGAGCCTAGAGGAAGCCATAGGGCTTTCAAAAGAGTATATCTGCTCCATTATAAAAGAGAGTATCGACACAAAGCTAGGCAAAAACCGCCTTCTTTGGCACGGAGCAAAGTAA
- a CDS encoding iron-containing alcohol dehydrogenase — MFDFTFHNPTRIEFGRDKEQNIGLYMRKFDAKRTLLIYGSERIKKDGLFDTVAASLKENGIEFIELGGVVSNPVLSKVYEGIELARKFNADSVLSVGGGSCLDSAKAIAAGVLYEGDVWDFFTGKDPSRALKIFDIITLAATGSEMNSGAVVTNEATKQKFAIHGDVLYPLVSVVNLKLQASVSREYLVYSAADIIAHSIEGYFTAKVQPDIINLYIEANIKTVMKTTEILLAGPDNYDARAEFAWAATMALNGLTYVGTHGYSYPNHMLEHAMSAVVNCAHGAGLAVIMPAWMKWYKSRNLSAFERFAREIFGASSADEGIAAFKAWLSKIGAPVSLKAVGIEGETLEEVVNLAYDYAANWRKDKLYTKENIKEIFELAK; from the coding sequence ATGTTTGACTTCACTTTTCACAACCCCACAAGAATAGAATTCGGCAGAGACAAAGAGCAAAATATCGGGCTTTATATGCGTAAATTTGACGCTAAAAGAACCCTACTGATCTACGGCAGCGAACGCATCAAAAAAGACGGACTCTTTGACACAGTAGCAGCTAGCCTAAAAGAAAACGGCATCGAGTTTATAGAGCTTGGCGGCGTGGTTAGCAACCCCGTGCTAAGCAAAGTTTACGAAGGCATCGAGCTAGCTAGGAAATTTAACGCCGATAGCGTGCTAAGCGTAGGCGGAGGCTCCTGTCTAGATAGCGCCAAAGCCATCGCCGCGGGCGTGCTGTACGAGGGCGACGTGTGGGACTTTTTCACGGGCAAAGACCCGAGTCGCGCGCTAAAAATCTTTGACATCATAACTCTTGCGGCGACGGGCAGCGAGATGAACTCGGGTGCGGTCGTGACAAACGAAGCTACAAAACAAAAATTCGCCATCCACGGCGATGTCCTCTATCCGCTAGTCTCTGTCGTAAATCTTAAGCTACAAGCAAGCGTTAGCCGTGAGTACCTAGTCTACTCCGCCGCCGATATCATCGCGCACAGCATCGAGGGATACTTCACGGCTAAAGTGCAGCCTGATATCATCAACCTCTACATCGAAGCCAACATCAAAACCGTGATGAAAACGACTGAAATTTTACTAGCTGGTCCCGACAACTACGACGCTAGAGCCGAGTTTGCCTGGGCGGCGACGATGGCGCTAAACGGCCTAACCTACGTCGGTACGCACGGCTACTCCTACCCAAACCACATGCTCGAGCACGCCATGAGCGCGGTCGTAAACTGCGCGCACGGAGCGGGTCTAGCAGTCATAATGCCTGCGTGGATGAAGTGGTATAAGAGCCGAAATTTGAGTGCTTTCGAGCGTTTTGCGCGGGAAATTTTTGGCGCAAGCTCAGCCGACGAAGGCATCGCAGCATTTAAAGCGTGGCTTAGCAAAATCGGAGCTCCAGTTAGCCTAAAAGCCGTCGGCATAGAGGGCGAAACGCTAGAGGAGGTGGTAAATTTAGCCTATGACTACGCGGCAAACTGGCGCAAAGATAAGCTCTACACGAAGGAAAATATCAAAGAGATTTTTGAGCTGGCGAAGTAA
- a CDS encoding ABC transporter ATP-binding protein — MLELKNLTIYRGSLCTADAVNASFEEGKVYSVLGPNGAGKTTLISAIFGEMGYEGEIKFGDERLNFKNHFSWKKKIGYMPQDSYVDASLTALEVVLLGLMDSLGLYLKDEQINSAIEIMKKLGILHLAGRDVMQLSGGQRQMVMFASVLIKKPKILLLDEPVSALDMHHQCVLLDCVRKFTREHDITTVMILHDLSLASQFSDEVLLLSDGKIKAKGEAKKTITKELIQELYKVNVDIFYDDAGVPAVVAKSAFGVE; from the coding sequence ATGCTAGAGCTTAAGAATTTAACGATATACCGCGGCTCGCTTTGCACGGCAGATGCCGTAAACGCTAGCTTTGAAGAAGGCAAGGTTTACTCCGTACTAGGGCCTAACGGCGCAGGCAAAACTACGCTCATAAGCGCGATTTTCGGCGAGATGGGCTATGAGGGCGAGATTAAATTCGGCGACGAGAGGTTAAATTTCAAAAACCATTTCTCGTGGAAAAAGAAAATCGGCTACATGCCCCAAGATAGCTACGTAGACGCGAGTTTAACGGCTCTTGAGGTCGTTTTGCTAGGGCTTATGGATAGTCTCGGGCTTTATCTAAAAGACGAGCAAATAAACTCGGCCATAGAGATAATGAAAAAACTAGGGATTTTACACCTAGCAGGTCGCGACGTGATGCAGCTCTCAGGCGGTCAGCGCCAGATGGTGATGTTTGCCTCCGTGCTTATCAAAAAGCCTAAAATTTTACTTTTGGACGAGCCTGTTTCAGCTCTTGATATGCACCATCAATGCGTACTTTTGGACTGCGTTAGGAAATTTACGCGCGAGCACGACATAACCACCGTAATGATACTGCACGATCTATCGCTGGCGTCGCAGTTTAGCGACGAGGTGTTGCTGCTAAGCGACGGCAAGATAAAAGCCAAAGGCGAAGCTAAAAAAACTATAACTAAAGAGCTAATACAAGAGCTTTATAAAGTAAACGTGGATATTTTTTACGACGATGCCGGCGTACCGGCCGTAGTCGCAAAGTCAGCGTTTGGGGTAGAGTAG
- the dcm gene encoding DNA (cytosine-5-)-methyltransferase: MASLLHLSQWGGVASCLYASEIDKFASITYTLNHNLTPFGDITKQETKDKIPKNFDILCGGFPCQAFSIAGYQKGFDDARGTLFFEILSIAKKHKPKVLFLENVKNLKNHDNGNTFKVIKNSLESIGYYVYSDVLNSATHANIPQNRERIFIVAFNKNKVKNYEKFTFPKPIKLTKKIKEIILKEKQDDYFYYTPEKNKFYAELNDAIKNQDTLYQWRRHYVRENKSNLCPTLTANMGTGGHNVPLLRDKFGIRKLTPIECFKFQGFQNIILPDIAISKLYIQAGNSVTIPLIKRIAEQIIKVLDD, from the coding sequence GTGGCTTCTCTTTTGCACTTAAGTCAATGGGGGGGGGTAGCAAGCTGTTTATATGCTAGTGAAATAGATAAATTTGCATCCATCACATATACACTAAATCACAACCTTACTCCGTTTGGTGATATAACAAAACAAGAGACAAAAGATAAAATCCCAAAAAATTTTGATATTTTGTGCGGTGGTTTCCCTTGTCAAGCTTTTTCGATCGCTGGTTATCAAAAAGGTTTTGATGATGCCCGAGGAACGCTGTTTTTTGAAATTTTATCAATCGCAAAAAAACATAAGCCTAAAGTCTTATTTTTAGAAAATGTCAAAAATTTAAAAAATCACGACAACGGCAACACTTTTAAAGTAATAAAAAATTCTCTTGAAAGCATAGGCTACTATGTTTATAGCGATGTTTTAAATTCTGCTACACACGCAAATATCCCACAAAATAGAGAGAGAATTTTTATAGTTGCATTTAATAAAAACAAAGTTAAAAACTATGAAAAATTTACATTTCCAAAGCCTATAAAACTAACAAAAAAGATAAAAGAGATCATTTTAAAAGAAAAACAGGATGATTATTTTTACTACACACCAGAGAAAAACAAATTTTATGCCGAGTTAAATGACGCTATAAAAAATCAAGACACATTGTATCAATGGCGTAGGCACTACGTTAGAGAAAACAAGTCAAATTTGTGTCCAACTTTAACCGCAAATATGGGAACAGGTGGGCATAACGTCCCTTTACTAAGAGATAAATTTGGCATAAGAAAACTTACTCCGATCGAGTGTTTTAAATTTCAAGGATTTCAAAACATTATTTTGCCAGATATTGCTATATCAAAACTTTATATACAAGCTGGAAATAGCGTAACAATACCTCTTATAAAAAGAATAGCAGAACAAATTATAAAGGTCTTAGATGATTAA
- a CDS encoding DUF4492 domain-containing protein, which yields MIKKYIKNISSLYIDGFRNMKLGKSLWLVIAIKLLIMFGVLKVFIFDESLNSKFKSDEAKADFVISNLTKE from the coding sequence ATGATTAAAAAATATATTAAAAACATCTCGTCTTTGTATATAGACGGCTTTAGAAATATGAAGCTTGGAAAGAGCCTGTGGCTCGTGATAGCCATCAAGCTACTTATAATGTTCGGGGTTTTAAAAGTATTTATCTTTGATGAAAGTTTAAATTCAAAATTTAAGAGCGACGAGGCTAAAGCCGACTTCGTCATCTCAAATTTGACAAAGGAATAA
- a CDS encoding ATP-grasp domain-containing protein, with the protein MRVFILSCLAYAKGNEDLRNLSRTFSDGGAQCEIVPWQNLDVGSLDEDSLILPLATWDYSLDVAKFLSFLSELEKSGAKIINGAEIVRWNLSKKYLLELEALGLPVIPSTLLNGDENIEELRRICPSGVIKPLVGQSGNGVAKIDEISNLSEYKNGALLQPFIEEITVSGEICLIFLGGVFSHAVRRSPASEDYRANSNFGVKISSVEPTAAFLNVARDVLARLAFNPVYARIDLIGAKDKILINEVELIEPSLYFSYGKNSTEKFVKVILDKFSYFGFPKLALIKPKTTGFGFVRRLVNSG; encoded by the coding sequence GTGAGGGTTTTTATCTTAAGTTGCCTTGCTTACGCAAAGGGCAACGAGGATTTGCGAAATTTAAGCCGCACGTTTAGCGACGGCGGCGCACAGTGCGAGATAGTGCCGTGGCAAAATTTAGACGTCGGTTCGCTAGACGAAGATTCTTTGATTTTACCGCTTGCGACTTGGGATTACAGCCTAGACGTGGCTAAATTTTTATCGTTTTTGAGCGAGCTTGAAAAAAGCGGAGCGAAGATAATAAACGGTGCCGAGATCGTGCGCTGGAATTTATCGAAAAAATACCTCTTAGAACTTGAAGCCTTAGGACTTCCCGTGATCCCTAGCACGCTTTTAAACGGCGACGAAAATATAGAAGAGCTAAGGCGAATTTGCCCGAGCGGCGTGATAAAGCCGCTCGTCGGACAGAGTGGCAACGGCGTAGCTAAAATCGACGAAATATCAAATTTAAGCGAATATAAAAACGGGGCTTTGCTTCAGCCTTTTATCGAAGAGATCACCGTTAGCGGCGAAATTTGCTTGATATTTTTAGGCGGCGTTTTTTCTCACGCCGTACGCCGCTCGCCTGCTAGCGAGGATTATAGAGCAAACTCGAATTTCGGCGTTAAAATTAGCTCGGTAGAGCCGACTGCAGCCTTTCTAAACGTCGCGCGAGACGTTTTAGCTAGGCTTGCCTTTAATCCCGTCTACGCAAGGATAGATCTAATCGGCGCAAAAGATAAAATTTTAATCAACGAAGTTGAGCTTATCGAGCCTAGTCTTTATTTTAGCTACGGCAAAAACTCTACCGAAAAATTCGTAAAAGTAATCCTGGATAAATTTTCTTATTTCGGGTTTCCTAAGCTAGCTTTGATAAAGCCCAAAACTACGGGATTTGGGTTTGTTAGGCGGCTCGTGAATTCAGGATGA
- a CDS encoding cytochrome d ubiquinol oxidase subunit II: MLSLEFLQIYWWCVVSLLGGLLVFMMFVQGGQTLLFGLCKNELQKDMVINSIGRKWELTFTTLVMFGGACFAAFPLFYATSFGGAYWVWLAILFCFILQAVSYEYRKKPDNFLGQKTYEIFLFINGSLGVILIGMAVSTFFSGSDFLLNEHNFVQWQTPFRGLEALGNIMLYPLGIAMFFLARVGGALYLINNIGDAEIRANARKAALKNTIFFLPFFLIFIAWVFTKAGFAYDESGVVSLVGFKYALNLLQMPLVAAMIVIGVVLVLFGIFKGAFTTSIYGVVPYGAGVVLTVTGLFLIAGLADTAFYPSFSNLQSSLTIKNASSSHYTLNVMAYVSLLVPFVLGYIFVVWRAMDSKKITAGEIKHDHHAY; the protein is encoded by the coding sequence ATGCTTAGTTTAGAATTTTTACAAATTTACTGGTGGTGCGTAGTTAGCTTGCTAGGCGGTTTGCTAGTGTTTATGATGTTCGTTCAGGGCGGGCAGACACTACTTTTTGGGCTTTGCAAAAACGAACTGCAAAAGGACATGGTGATAAATTCTATCGGACGCAAATGGGAGCTTACGTTTACCACGCTCGTAATGTTTGGCGGCGCGTGCTTTGCGGCATTCCCACTGTTTTACGCGACAAGCTTCGGCGGTGCGTACTGGGTGTGGCTGGCGATTTTGTTTTGCTTTATTCTCCAAGCCGTGAGCTACGAGTACCGCAAAAAACCGGACAACTTCCTAGGTCAAAAAACATATGAAATTTTCCTTTTCATAAACGGCTCTCTCGGCGTTATTTTAATCGGCATGGCCGTTAGCACGTTTTTTTCGGGAAGCGATTTTTTACTAAACGAGCACAACTTCGTACAGTGGCAAACGCCGTTTCGCGGACTTGAAGCGCTGGGCAATATCATGCTCTATCCTCTAGGTATCGCGATGTTTTTCCTAGCTCGCGTGGGCGGAGCGCTCTACCTCATCAACAATATAGGCGATGCCGAGATCAGAGCCAACGCCAGAAAAGCGGCGCTAAAAAATACGATTTTCTTTTTACCGTTCTTCTTGATATTCATCGCTTGGGTATTTACCAAAGCCGGTTTTGCATACGACGAGAGCGGCGTAGTGAGCTTAGTTGGCTTTAAATACGCTCTAAATTTACTCCAGATGCCGCTTGTTGCAGCTATGATAGTTATAGGCGTCGTACTCGTGCTTTTTGGTATATTTAAGGGTGCGTTTACGACCAGCATCTACGGCGTAGTACCTTACGGCGCGGGCGTAGTGCTAACGGTTACTGGACTATTTTTGATAGCCGGGCTTGCGGACACGGCATTTTACCCGTCGTTTTCAAATTTGCAAAGCTCGCTCACGATCAAAAACGCAAGCTCTAGCCACTACACGCTAAACGTCATGGCCTACGTGAGCCTGCTAGTGCCGTTTGTTTTGGGCTATATTTTCGTCGTTTGGCGCGCGATGGATAGCAAAAAGATCACCGCAGGCGAGATCAAGCACGATCATCACGCATATTAA